Proteins from a genomic interval of Lolium perenne isolate Kyuss_39 chromosome 1, Kyuss_2.0, whole genome shotgun sequence:
- the LOC127300228 gene encoding uncharacterized protein, translated as MRKQNQKAYLSRLRSSRGQTTLQSFLFKPRVADGELNPPPPPRPEDEVEVPNSPPAPPKREIVRVTNKTIKEKASAFSSVGSSAKNGGGREAGDASALNAAVFRRFNGLSPPAARPECSAEAADDDGGSESAVRLDVADIAAGSRRLNSRKRKSPLGRGDERKHVVVLGDDPKPRPPPSTRRGRPAGRGQGDNGLYNHYASGGGLWQGEQEGVDGEEVGWTEDMWEGMGSISLGGMEWH; from the exons ATGAGGAAGCAGAATCAGAAGGCATACCTGAGCAGACTCCGGTCGTCCCGCGGCCAAACCACCCTGCAATCTTTCCTCTTCAAGCCCag AGTTGCGGATGGGGAACTgaatccgccgccgccgccacggccgGAGGATGAGGTCGAGGTTCCGAACTCCCCGCCGGCACCACCGAAGCGGGAGATCGTCAGGGTCACCAACAAGACCATCAAG GAGAAGGCGAGCGCGTTCTCCTCGGTGGGCTCCTCGGCGAAGAACGGGGGCGGCCGCGAGGCCGGCGACGCGAGCGCCCTGAACGCGGCGGTGTTCAGGCGGTTCAACGGCTTGTCGCCCCCAGCGGCGAGACCGGAATGCTCCGCGGAGGCCGCGGACGACGACGGCGGAAGCGAGAGCGCCGTCCGGCTCGACGTCGCGGACATCGCGGCAGGGAGCCGCCGCCTGAATTCAAGGAAGCGGAAGAGCCCCCTCG GACGCGGCGACGAGCGCAAGCACGTGGTGGTGCTCGGCGACGACCCGAAGCCGAGGCCACCGCCGTCGACGAGGAGGGGGAGGCCCGCCGGCCGTGGCCAGGGCGACAATGGCCTATACAATCACT ACGCGAGCGGCGGCGGGCTGTGGCAGGGCGAGCAGGAGGGCGTCGACGGCGAGGAGGTGGGTTGGACGGAAGACATGTGGGAAGGCATGGGATCCATCAGCCTCGGAGGCATGGAGTGGCACTAG